Within the Scytonema millei VB511283 genome, the region GTAACGTTGCTGGAGTAAAAGCAGTGGTACTCCCCGATAGATTCAGCCTTCCGTTCAGACTTCCCGCATACTGAGGAGGTACGGGGGCAAGTCGTTCCAATTGTAACCCCGTTGCTTGCAATTGAGTCTGCCAGCGTCCGGCGGCTACCTGGATACTAGGAACGTTAATCGTCCCCCCACCAATACCCGTTAATTGACCCGCACCTGTAGCAGTGAGTTGTTGTGGTTTAGCTGGGTCGAGCGTACCAGCAAGATTAAACGTACCATTCACCGGATTTTGCAAGCTGGGCGGGACTTGCGTTAACTGTCCCAATCTCACCCCAGATGCTTTAATTGCTGCTTTCCAACGTTGGTTGACCAATTCCCCAGCCGCCGAGACATCGCCCCCAGCCACGCGGAAAATTGTATCGCGGAGGAAGAGGTTATTGGCGTTGTAAATAACGAGCTGTCCTTTACCTGGATAGGTTGCTTGGGGTGCTTGCCAATTGACCACTGTACGGGGTTTCTCTGGCGTACCTGTAACTTGGGCTTGGGCGGTGACAATTCCGACTTTTGCAGCTTGGTTAGTTACGCCATAGGCTTTGGCGATCGCATCCCCTGGAATATTATTAGCAATAAACTTAAAATTTAATCCTGCTGTCTGTTCTGGTTTGAGGGCTAATTTCAGCGTTCCGTCACCCGTCACCTTGCCCCCAGCGGCAGGCGTAGCTGATATATTCGGAAAATTTAACGTTCCCGCTCCCGTATCCAGGGTAAAATTCGTACTAACTCGACTGATATTTAACCGATCTAACCGAACTGGTTTGATGTTTACCACATCTCCAGTCAAAATAGCCGCTTCTACAGGTCCTGTCAGTTTGACTTGCGATCGAAAAACACCGTCAACAGGTACGGGTACTTGTAATTTTAAGCTGGAAATTGCGGCGGCGGCGCTGACAGCATCGACGTAAGCCGAAAGATTGAAGCCTTTTTCTATGTCCAGGGAGCCTTTAGCGACAGCTGGAATTTTGCCATAGCTACTGGAAACGTTATCTAGGTAAATTTCCGTTCCCTTAAACTGCAACCTTCCCTGCGAATTATTAAAGGCTTGCGGCAATTGGTTAACTTGAGCTGTAACCTTGTTGAGGTCGGCAGTACCGTACAAACCCAACAGTTTTACAGGCGTGAGTTCGGCTTTAAAATCGCTGTTGACTCGACCACCTTGAATGACTAACGGTAATTCAATCAGCCGCGTTAGATCGGAAGCTAAAAATTCTTGCGTATTAATATTGATACTGGCTCGTCCCGAGTCGGCGCGAAAATCTCCATCAAGCTTTAGCTCTCCCCCTGTCTGCGGTTTTCCCGCTAAATTAAAATTAATTAGATTATAGTTCTCGCGAAAAGTTGCTTCTCCGTTAACTTGGTTGAGGGTGACAGTATTACGTGGTGTAGAACGAGTCAGTTGTTGAACGTTGGACACTAACACCGCTTGGGCATTCCGCCAGCCAATCCGATTGAGAGCAATTTGAATTGGACCTCCCGCTTCACCACCTGTAGCAATATCAGTATTTACCCAGCGTCCTTGGGTATCTTGCTGCACGTAAGCTTTTGGGTTAACAAGCGTGACATCTAAGGGTAAAGTGCGAGTCAAAAGCACTGATAAGGGGTTATAGTTTACCTCCACTGCTTCAATCGATGCCGTATCTGGGTCGGTAGCAGTAGCCGGGACAGAAGTAGCACCCAAGCGTAACCCCGTCAAACCAAACCGTTCGACGCGCCCGACTTTAATCGGTCGTTTGAGGGTTTGGGAAAGATTTTTTTCGACAAGTGGCGATAGCTGTTCGTAAATGAATCGATTTATCCACCACGCACCAGCTGCTACCCCTACCAATATTGGTACGCCAATAACAACAGTAGTCCGACTAAATAAGATATTCTTGAGACGGTTCGGTCGGGGAGATTGGTGAGAATCTTCAGTTTCCGGCTCAGTGAAATTAGACATAACCCCTCACGGCTGATCTGGACGGCTGGAGCTAGTGGCAAAAACCCACACCTGGGAGCAGCGCCAACTTTAAGGATAATTCAAGATTTGAAATGTGAAATTATCGTTACGGGATTGTTAACATCTATTTGCACAAAATAACCAAAAATATTACCCGTTCATCAAAAAAACTGCGTCTACATAAAGGTATATAAGAGGGAGCAGGGAGTAGGGAGCAGAGGAAGCTCCAGGAGCAGAGGAGAGATCGGAAGCAATTCTAGTCACTAGCCACCAGCCACTAGTCACTGATAACTGATAACTGATAACTGATTAAGATTATGGTTAACAAGAAAGGAAGGGATGACTAAAGGTAAATTGGAACGGAGGGAGTTATGATTGCACCCATGCGTGTATTTGTGTTACTGTTTAATGCCCGCACGGAAAATGAGGGCATTCATACTATTCAAACAGGCGATCGCAATAAGGTATTGATGTTTGAGTCAGAAGATGATGCAGCACGTTTTGCCTTAATGCTAGAAGCACAAGATTTTCCCGCCCCTACGGTGGAAGCGATGGATGCAGAGGAAATCAAGGATTTTTGCGACAGTGCTGGCTATGACTGGGAAGTTGTTCCAGAAGGTGCGCTTGCACTTCCACCAGAAATCAACATAGAGCAAACCGACTGGCAATTAGATGATGAAGGTAAACCCTTAGTTGAAGAAAAGTCTGACTCAGATATGTCCGATAATGAGTTGGATAGCATTAGGCGGCGGTTGGAAGGCTTATTGTGATTAGGGAGTGGATAGTTGTTGGTTGACAGTTGACAGTAAACGCTACGTTACACTGCGTGAAGACGGTTAACTGATAACTGATAACTGATAACTGATAACTGATAACTGATAACTGATAACTGATAGATTATGGATCGCGGTCATCTACTAACAGAACAGGTTAATCCTAGCAGTCAGAATCTAGACAAACTCAGTTGTTTAGAGTTGGTAGAGTTATTTAACTGCGAGGATGCCAAAGCAGTAGCGGCGGTGGCAGAAGCGAAGCAAGAATTAGCTGAGGCGATCGCCCGTACAGCAAAATCGTTGCGTCACGGGGGGCGGCTGTTTTATATTGGAGCGGGAACGAGCGGACGTTTGGGTGTATTGGATGCTTCAGAGTGTCCGCCGACGTTTTGCACCTCACCAGAAATGGTACAGGGAATTATTGCTGGGGGTGCGGCGGCTTTAGTTCGCAGTTCGGAAGACTTGGAGGATCGGGCGGAGGATGGCGTAGGTGCGATCGCCCAACATAAAATTACTCAATTAGATGTTGTTGTGGGCATTACCGCAGGGGGAACCACGCCTTACGTTCAGGGTGCGTTGCAAGCAGCCAAAGCTAGAGGAGCTACGACAATTTTTATCGCTTGCGTACCGCAAGAGCAAGTCCAAATTGATGTGGATGTAGATATTCGCCTGTTGGTAGGAGCGGAGATTTTAGCAGGCTCGACGCGACTCAAAGCCGGAACCGCTACTAAATTGGCATTAAATATTATTTCTACGGGGACGATGGTGCAGTTGGGCAAAGTTTACGGCAATCGTATGGTAGATGTTGCCGTGACAAATAACAAGTTACGCGATCGCGCTTTACGCATTTTACGCGACCTCACCGATTTAGAGCCCGATGCAGCTGAAACATTACTCGATCGCAGTGGTAAATCGGTAAAATTGGCTTTATTAATGCACTGGACTGGGTTAGATAAAGCAGAAGGCGATCGGTTGTTAGTAGAACACAAAGGTAATCTCAGGGCTGCTGTTGCGAGTTGTCAGGGGTAAACCTCCTCTTTGTACGTAGCGATTATTTGGTCAGCAATTGAATAGTTAAATAACTGCGTCTAGTATTCCCTCGGCTCCCTACTCCCTTGTACGGGCGCACATCTGTGCGCCCCTACCGACTCCCCAATTTTCCAAGGGTGACGCACTCCGCTACAGTAGACTTATGCTCCCTAGCTGCGATCGCAATTCACAATGTTTACTACGGCATCAGAAACCCCCATCATCCTCACCGTTGTCTTGGTTGCACTCGGTATCTTGAGTTGGGGCTTTATCAGGGCGAGGCGATTTGGCAAACTCGGCATTCTTGCCTGGTTACAGTCAGTAGTGCTGATCTCTCCCTGGCTGCTATTCTTTGGCTTATTCGCCACCGGAATTTATCTCAATTTGGCGGGAGTGTTGCTGTTAATTGTCGCTTCGACAGCCATATATGTCTTTCTCGGCAATCGTCTCCGCGCCGCTGGTCAAGATGCTATTCTCCGCGCCAAAGCCACAGAAAAACTGTCAGGTAACTCGACAACCCCAGAACCAAATGCAGCAGATGATGGTTCGGTCAAGGCAGCAGAAATACTGAACAAACCGGAGGTGATGCCCATCCCAGATGAAGACCTGACTGCCATTCGCGGTATTTTTGGCATCGACACATTTTTTGCCACAGAGTCAATTCCCTATCAGGATGGCGTAATTTTCAAAGGCAACCTACGCGGAGAACCGGAAGCAGTTTACAATCGCCTCAATGCAACCTTGCAAGAACGCATGGGAACGAGCGAAACAGCTCCAGAGAAACCCCGCTATCGCTTATTTTTGGTGGAAAATGTCGATGGTAGACCAGTCGTCATCATCCTTCCTAGCCGCAACGACCCCCGCCCCTCAACCGTAGGACAAAAGATTTTCGCGCTAGTTCTCTTTCTGGCTACCATTGCTACTAGTTTAGAAACTGCTGGTATCCTGCAAGGATTTGACTTCTTTACAACTCCAGCTCGTTTCCCCGAAGCTTTACCAATTGCATTGGGAATTTTGGCTGTTTTAGCCGCTCATGAAATCGGACATCGGGTATTAGCCCAGCGCTACCAAGTTCGCCTCAGTCCTCCCTTCTTCCTGCCAACGCTGCAAATTGGAGCATTTGGAGCAATCACCCGGATTGAGTCGCTACTACCTAATCGTACAGCCCTATTTGACATTGCTATAGCTGGTCCCGTGGCTGGGGGTGTTGTTTCCTTACTCATGCTGTTTGCGGGTTTGATCCTCTCGCATCCTGGCAGTATGTATCAGGTTCCGTCGCAATTTTTCCAAGGCTCAATTTTGGTGGGAGCCTTATCTAAAGTTGTGTTAGGTTCTGCCGTCAACCAAGCTTTAGTAGACGTTCACCCGTTGACAATAATCGGTTGGTTGGGTTTAGTCATTACAGCACTGAATCTGATGCCAGCCGGACAGCTAGATGGCGGGCGAGTCGTACAAGCAATTTACGGGCGCAAAACCGCCGGACGCACGACTTTTGCAACCGTCATCGTTTTGGCGATCGCATCTTTAGCTAATCCGTTAGCTTTATACTGGGCAGTTGTTATCCTTTTCTTGCAACGAGATTTAGAACGCCCTAGCCTGAACGAGTTAACAGAACCAAATGACGCAAGAGCCGCATTAGGCTTACTCGCTTTATTCTTGATGATAGCTATCCTCCTACCCCTCACACCCGCATTAGCAGGACGCTTGGGAATTGGTGGTTAATCAGAGATTTCAAAGTCTCCTTTTTAAGGGGATTTAGGGAGTTCTCAAAGTCTTTATGAAGAATTTAGGGGTTCTCACAGTCTTTCTGGGGGATTTAAGAGGATTTCAAAGTCCCCCTTTTTAAGGGGGATCTTATAACCATTTTCAATCAAATGAAACACATAGTTTGTAGGGGCGCACAGCTGTGCGCCCCTACCAGGATCGCGCAGGTAATTTTAGATAGATCGCTATAGACATAACAAAAATTTGGACGAACCCAAAACTTGACTTCATACTTTCCACATCATACTTTTTAAAATTTTTATATATCTAATCTTACTTTGATAAATTTATTCATAACAATATTGCAATACATCCAAACCATATTCTCTCGCAAACTTCCATCATAAAAATTACAATAATTCCTCGTAAAAACTCAATGAAAAATCTGTACAAACGCTGAAAATAAGAAACCCTAAATTTCACTGAAGCGCTTGAATTTTGCCTGAGCCAGACTTGAACTCAACGAGTTCTATTAAAGTCTTTGGCTTTGTGTCAAAAGTTCTGATTAGTCAATATCAAGCAGAAAGAGCAAGAATTATCCGCTCTGAAGGAACATTTCAAACAGATTCTTTGCGGATTGCTTTTCAAAAACTATTACATGAATACTGCAAAAGTAAAGATTTTCAACTAATTCCCGAGTTAGATTATCAAACTAGAATTGGTAGAATTATTTACCCCAATGGTACAGTTAAAGATGCTCTGCGCCTAAATTGGGGTTATTGGAATAGAGAAGCTAATAATTTAGACCGAGAAATTGAAAATAAACTATCTCAAGGATATCCAGATAGCAATATTTTATTTGAAGACTCACAAACGGCAGTTTTAATTCAAGCTGGAACTGAAGTGATGCGCATTTCCATGCAAGATGGAGACGCACTAGAGCAAATTCTCAATCGTTTTCTCAACTATGTTCCTCCAGAAGTCAGAGATTTTCGCGCTGCGATTGAGACGTTCAAGCAAGACTTACCAACAATTCTCAATACACTACGAGACATGTTGGAACAACAAAGCGCTAGAAATCCAGAATTTCAAAGGGCAAAACATCAAATTTGGGAAATTTGCAAAGAATCAATTAATCCTGAAATTTCTTTATTAGATATTCGGGAAATGATGGTTCAGCATATTCTAACGGAAGATATTTTTATCAATGTATTTAATGAAGCTCAACATCATCAAGAAAATAATATTGCTCGCGAATTACAACAAGCTTTAAATACCTTTTTGACAAGTAGTACAAAAAATAATCTGCTTAGTACCATAGAACGTTATTATGGTGTGATTAGAAGAAATGCTAATAATATCTACAACCATTATGAAAAACAAAAGTTTTTAAAAGCTATTTATGAGAACTTTTATCAAGCATATAACCCCCAGGTAGCCGATCGCTTGGGAATTTTTTATACACCAAATGAGGTAGTGCGTTTTATCATTGAAAGCGTAGATAATTTACTAGAACGGTATTTTCGCAAGAAATTAGCTTCAAAAAATATCGAGATTCTCGATCCCGCAACTGGTACGGGAACTTTCATCACTGAATTAATTGAATACTTACCGAAGAATAAACTCACATACAAGTATAAAAACGAAATTTTTTGTAACGAGATTGCAATTTTACCTTATTACATAGCTAATCTGAATGTTGAATTTACTTACAAGCAAAAAATGGGGAGATATGAAGAATTTAAAAATATTTGTTTTGTCGATACTCTAGAACACGCTTTTTTTGAAGGTAAGCAAGAAGATTTATTGAGCTTAAATATAGAAAACAACGAACGCATTCAACGCCAAAACAATCGCACCATTTCTGTAATTATTGGCAATCCTCCATATCATGCCGATCGCAACATTAGTTATACCGCGATCGATCGCCGCGTGAAAGAGACTTATATTAGAAATAGTCAAGCGCGGAAAACGAAAGCATACGATCTATACACTCGGTTTCTGCGTTGGGCATCCGATCGCTTGGGTAAAAATG harbors:
- a CDS encoding DUF3110 domain-containing protein, whose protein sequence is MIAPMRVFVLLFNARTENEGIHTIQTGDRNKVLMFESEDDAARFALMLEAQDFPAPTVEAMDAEEIKDFCDSAGYDWEVVPEGALALPPEINIEQTDWQLDDEGKPLVEEKSDSDMSDNELDSIRRRLEGLL
- the murQ gene encoding N-acetylmuramic acid 6-phosphate etherase, coding for MDRGHLLTEQVNPSSQNLDKLSCLELVELFNCEDAKAVAAVAEAKQELAEAIARTAKSLRHGGRLFYIGAGTSGRLGVLDASECPPTFCTSPEMVQGIIAGGAAALVRSSEDLEDRAEDGVGAIAQHKITQLDVVVGITAGGTTPYVQGALQAAKARGATTIFIACVPQEQVQIDVDVDIRLLVGAEILAGSTRLKAGTATKLALNIISTGTMVQLGKVYGNRMVDVAVTNNKLRDRALRILRDLTDLEPDAAETLLDRSGKSVKLALLMHWTGLDKAEGDRLLVEHKGNLRAAVASCQG
- a CDS encoding site-2 protease family protein; this translates as MFTTASETPIILTVVLVALGILSWGFIRARRFGKLGILAWLQSVVLISPWLLFFGLFATGIYLNLAGVLLLIVASTAIYVFLGNRLRAAGQDAILRAKATEKLSGNSTTPEPNAADDGSVKAAEILNKPEVMPIPDEDLTAIRGIFGIDTFFATESIPYQDGVIFKGNLRGEPEAVYNRLNATLQERMGTSETAPEKPRYRLFLVENVDGRPVVIILPSRNDPRPSTVGQKIFALVLFLATIATSLETAGILQGFDFFTTPARFPEALPIALGILAVLAAHEIGHRVLAQRYQVRLSPPFFLPTLQIGAFGAITRIESLLPNRTALFDIAIAGPVAGGVVSLLMLFAGLILSHPGSMYQVPSQFFQGSILVGALSKVVLGSAVNQALVDVHPLTIIGWLGLVITALNLMPAGQLDGGRVVQAIYGRKTAGRTTFATVIVLAIASLANPLALYWAVVILFLQRDLERPSLNELTEPNDARAALGLLALFLMIAILLPLTPALAGRLGIGG
- a CDS encoding type ISP restriction/modification enzyme — protein: MSKVLISQYQAERARIIRSEGTFQTDSLRIAFQKLLHEYCKSKDFQLIPELDYQTRIGRIIYPNGTVKDALRLNWGYWNREANNLDREIENKLSQGYPDSNILFEDSQTAVLIQAGTEVMRISMQDGDALEQILNRFLNYVPPEVRDFRAAIETFKQDLPTILNTLRDMLEQQSARNPEFQRAKHQIWEICKESINPEISLLDIREMMVQHILTEDIFINVFNEAQHHQENNIARELQQALNTFLTSSTKNNLLSTIERYYGVIRRNANNIYNHYEKQKFLKAIYENFYQAYNPQVADRLGIFYTPNEVVRFIIESVDNLLERYFRKKLASKNIEILDPATGTGTFITELIEYLPKNKLTYKYKNEIFCNEIAILPYYIANLNVEFTYKQKMGRYEEFKNICFVDTLEHAFFEGKQEDLLSLNIENNERIQRQNNRTISVIIGNPPYHADRNISYTAIDRRVKETYIRNSQARKTKAYDLYTRFLRWASDRLGKNGIIAFVSNNSFIDARTYDGLRKVLVEEFNEIYIINLKGNARTSGDRRHREGGNIFNDKIRVGIAVYFLVRKERSCGCQIYYHALPNYATTEEKNLYLSERKFSEIQFEQIVPDADNNWLGQVDNDFYTLIPLADRETKFSKTQQEVKAVFKLFTLGVITARDEWVYAESETALEQKVRFFIGIYNQAVDNRNARDNFDRTIKWTRRLKRYLNRSIRYQFKTNNIQDCLYRPFVTKKLYFSPGLNEMQYQLGQVFDSNRQNLLIGFTAPGSTKSFMTLASDRIPDYHLIGDSQCLPLYRYDENGNCIDNITDWGLEQFQNHYNEAITKLEIFHYTYAVLHYPAYRTTYQQNLNRDFPRLPFYNNFQQWVNWGQRLIELHINYETVALYPLQRIDLPTRNAMKVKLKADRDRGRIIIDPVTTLEGIPTTAWEYMLGNHSALEWVLEQYKEKKPKDATVAARFYTYRFANYKEQAIALLQRVCTVSVETMRIVREMNS